One Fulvia fulva chromosome 12, complete sequence genomic region harbors:
- a CDS encoding Dynein light chain Tctex-type, with amino-acid sequence MASNSPIPTPRLRQICSDACDSAISTTTVYEHAQTQSWNNTIINSILKAVISESSTDKDTPPKYKFIVNTTIIQHLSDPRGGGESGAEAGKKVGRRGMHSASGAFWNNEKDGMWSYKYEGGEGKGMDIVVSVMWVAV; translated from the exons ATGGCCAGCAACTCG CCCATCCCAACCCCCCGCCTCCGCCAAATCTGCTCCGACGCCTGCGACTCCGCCATCAGCACCACCACAGTCTACGAACACGCCCAGACCCAGTCCTGGAACAACACAATCATCAACTCGATCCTCAAAGCCGTCATCTCCGAGTCCTCGACAGACAAAGACACACCGCCAAAGTACAAGTTCATCGTGAACACGACCATCATCCAGCACCTCAGCGACCCACGAGGGGGAGGCGAGAGCGGTGCAGAGGCCGGGAAGAAGGTGGGAAGGCGAGGGATGCATAGTGCGAGCGGTGCGTTCTGGAACAATGAGAAGGATGGCATGTGGAGCTACAAGTATGAGGGTGGAGAGGGCAAGGGGATGGATATTGTGGTCAGTGTGATGTGGGTTGCGGTGTGA
- a CDS encoding Acyl-CoA thioesterase 2, whose translation MSGPGGRPLQYKKDLENYPGNTYRSFADLIKLEKIDERTYRSIAPPFAPGGPVGVGRSYGAHVYCQAAWAAGQTVDKGFLLHNVSGNFILAGQLSLPFVYKVHTIRNGRSYATRIVNVTQSENAGICFTCICSFKTPEPRQIETQESLDLYEHYSSVLNGQPPSVHPECPGTDLPFYWERRARTGINDAFPGLECRKVDMTAYNKDKHPLDRRQLIFYRTIGDMPNDPNFHLCAHLYASDRNSLYIVSNHLDLGDNFTQMSSLVHTVVFHSPSEDLMFGPPSTTSSPMDESSGKWFCMEAWGSRVGSGRTLYQCRIWDSQGRHSLTAMQDGLLRFVTGNEVTEENGTLLEEVKGRWKEKL comes from the exons ATGAGCGGACCTGGCGGACGGCCCTTACAGTACAAGAAGGATCTTGAGAACTACCCCGGCAATACATACCGATCGTTTGCCGATCTCATCAAACTCGAGAAGATCGATGAACGAACATATCGATCGATAGCACCTCCCTTCGCACCTGGAGGACCTGTTGGTGTGGGGAGATCATATGGAGCACATGTCTATTGTCAGGCAGCATGGGCTGCTGGTCAGACTGTAGACAAGGGGTTTCTCTTACAT AACGTTTCCGGTAACTTCATCCTCGCCGGCCAACTATCCCTCCCCTTCGTCTACAAAGTCCACACAATCCGCAACGGCCGATCCTACGCCACCCGCATCGTCAACGTAACCCAGTCCGAAAACGCAGGCATCTGCTTCACCTGCATATGTTCCTTCAAGACCCCAGAACCACGACAGATTGAGACACAGGAGTCTCTTGACCTCTATGAACACTACTCTTCCGTCCTCAACGGCCAGCCACCTTCCGTCCACCCAGAGTGCCCGGGGACGGACTTGCCATTCTACTGGGAGCGCCGTGCTCGAACGGGAATCAACGATGCTTTCCCCGGGCTGGAATGTCGTAAAGTCGATATGACGGCTTACAATAAGGACAAACATCCTCTTGATCGAAGGCAACTCATCTTCTACCGCACGATCGGCGACATGCCCAACGATCCTAACTTCCACCTCTGCGCACATCTCTACGCCTCGGATCGCAACTCCCTCTACATCGTCTCGAACCATTTAGACCTAGGGGATAACTTCACACAAATGTCCTCCCTCGTCCACACCGTTGTATTCCACTCTCCGAGCGAGGACCTGATGTTCGGGCCTCCGTCGACCACCTCGTCACCCATGGACGAGTCCTCGGGGAAATGGTTCTGCATGGAAGCATGGGGAAGTCGTGTGGGTAGTGGAAGGACACTGTACCAGTGTAGAATTTGGGACTCGCAAGGACGGCATAGTTTGACGGCCATGCAGGATGGGCTGTTGCGTTTCGTGACTGGGAATGAAGTTACGGAGGAGAATGGGACTTTGCTTGAGGAAGTGAAGGGGAGGTGGAAGGAGAAGCTGTGA
- a CDS encoding Vacuolar transporter chaperone 1: MSSQPLLQTAPGKRIALPTRVEPKVFFANERTFLSWLNFTVILGGLAMGLLNFGDRVGQISAVLFTLVAVAAMIYALVTFHWRAKSIRMRGQGGFDDRFGPTVLAIALLAAVVVNFVLRFTGTA, from the exons ATGTCGTCGCAACCACTACTACAGACCGCGCCAG GCAAACGTATCGCCCTCCCCACCCGCGTCGAGCCCAAAGTCTTCTTCGCCAACGAACGCACCTTCCTCTCATGGCTCAACTTCACCGTAATCCTCGGCGGCCTGGCCATGGGCCTGCTTAACTTTGGCGATCGCGTAGGCCAGATCAGCGCAGTTCTCTTCACACTGGTAGCGGTAGCGGCCATGATATATGCGCTGGTGACGTTCCATTGGAGGGCTAAGAG CATTCGAATGAGAGGACAAGGAGGCTTCGACGATAGGTTCGGACCTACGGTTCTGGCGATCGCGCTTCTGGCTGCGGTTGTGGTCAACTTTGTGCTGAGGTTCACGGGAACGGCCTAA